The proteins below come from a single Caloenas nicobarica isolate bCalNic1 chromosome 23, bCalNic1.hap1, whole genome shotgun sequence genomic window:
- the STMN1 gene encoding stathmin — MATSDIQVKELEKRASGQAFELILGPRSKEATPEFPLSPPKKRDVSLEEIQKKLEAAEERRKSHEAEVLKQLAEKREHEKEVLQKAIEENNNFSKMAEEKLTHKMEANKENREAQMAAKLERLREKDKHIEEVRKNKEGKDPGEAETD, encoded by the exons ATGGCTACTTCTG ATATTCAAGTGAAGGAACTGGAGAAGCGTGCCTCTGGGCAGGCCTTTGAGCTGATACTCGGCCCCCGCTCGAAAGAAGCAACCCCGGAATTCCCTCTTTCTCCCCCAAAGAAGAGAGATGTGTCATTGGAAGAGATTCAGAAGAagctggaagcagcagaagagagacGCAAG TCTCACGAAGCAGAAGTCTTGAAGCAGCTTGCTGAGAAGCGGGAGCACGAAAAAGAGGTGCTGCAGAAAGCGATTGAGGAGAACAACAACTTCAGCAAAATGGCAGAGGAGAAGCTGACCCACAAAATGGAAGCGAACAAAGAAAACCGCGAGGCACAAATGGCCGCTAAACTGGAGCGCTTGAGGGAGAAG GACAAGCATATCGAAGAGGTTCGAAAGAACAAAGAAGGCAAAGACCCCGGTGAGGCCGAAACCGACTGA